Proteins encoded within one genomic window of Variovorax sp. OAS795:
- a CDS encoding sigma-70 family RNA polymerase sigma factor, which yields MSALPRAPSAKSAPGRDAMPDDQLMLAYAQGDGAAFDVLYARHEGGLFRFVKRLLGARLAAQADEVFQDTWVRIISARDSFSPQGAAWRTWAFTIAHNLAMDRLRVSGREVALDAHFDDGDDAVPLLDRGVPGAAPDAAAHPSAEELAFWRAAGRRLLACLDELPAEQRAAFLLHHEDGLTVEALAASLGIGFETVRSRLRYGLQKLRGCMERYLSVLEQRA from the coding sequence ATGTCCGCGCTGCCCCGCGCCCCTTCCGCCAAATCCGCCCCCGGGCGCGATGCCATGCCCGACGACCAGCTGATGCTGGCCTACGCGCAGGGCGACGGCGCCGCGTTCGACGTGCTCTACGCGCGCCACGAGGGCGGGCTGTTCCGCTTCGTGAAGCGGTTGCTCGGCGCGCGGCTCGCCGCACAGGCCGACGAGGTGTTCCAGGACACCTGGGTGCGCATCATTTCCGCGCGCGACAGTTTTTCGCCGCAGGGCGCCGCCTGGCGCACCTGGGCCTTCACCATTGCACACAACCTCGCCATGGACCGGTTGCGCGTGAGCGGCCGTGAAGTGGCGCTCGACGCCCACTTCGACGACGGCGACGACGCGGTGCCCCTGCTCGACCGCGGCGTGCCCGGCGCGGCGCCCGATGCCGCCGCCCATCCATCAGCCGAAGAGCTGGCGTTCTGGCGCGCCGCGGGGCGGCGCCTGCTGGCCTGCCTGGACGAACTGCCGGCCGAACAGCGGGCCGCATTCCTGCTGCACCATGAAGACGGCCTGACCGTCGAAGCGCTCGCGGCGAGCCTGGGCATCGGCTTCGAGACCGTGCGCAGCCGCCTGCGCTATGGCCTGCAGAAATTGCGCGGCTGCATGGAACGCTACCTCTCGGTGCTGGAGCAGCGGGCATGA
- a CDS encoding TetR/AcrR family transcriptional regulator, protein MAPSIPLPAALAESLVLTRPGLLKRERTRLQLVQAAITVFSARGYAGATVQEIAAVAGMTTGTVYNHFKTKEEVASAVALWLADTLCQRISDSQQGVAEGAQRMAIGIQRYIWLAQESPAWALLMLDVSAAAPALVLEIQHYALADMRLAIRQKSFRVPSEAAAMDVLSGSVSQAMRSVAMGGLPAHHGRDVATCLLRAFGMEAGAARDVACRPLPPFPTLADASVAPAARASRRNKSNG, encoded by the coding sequence ATGGCACCGTCCATACCACTTCCGGCTGCCCTGGCCGAAAGTCTGGTGCTGACCCGGCCCGGCCTGCTGAAGCGCGAGCGCACGCGGCTGCAACTTGTGCAGGCTGCCATCACGGTGTTCAGCGCGCGCGGCTACGCGGGCGCCACCGTGCAGGAAATAGCCGCCGTGGCCGGCATGACCACGGGTACCGTCTACAACCATTTCAAGACCAAGGAAGAAGTGGCCAGCGCCGTGGCGCTGTGGCTTGCGGACACGCTGTGCCAGCGCATTTCCGACAGCCAGCAGGGCGTGGCCGAAGGCGCCCAGCGCATGGCGATCGGCATCCAGCGCTACATCTGGCTCGCGCAGGAAAGCCCCGCTTGGGCGCTGCTGATGCTGGATGTCTCGGCGGCAGCGCCCGCGCTGGTGCTCGAGATCCAGCACTATGCGTTGGCGGACATGCGCCTTGCGATCAGGCAGAAGAGCTTTCGCGTGCCCAGCGAGGCAGCCGCCATGGACGTGTTGAGCGGCAGCGTGTCGCAGGCCATGCGCAGCGTGGCCATGGGAGGCCTGCCGGCCCATCACGGCCGCGACGTGGCAACCTGCCTGCTGCGCGCATTCGGCATGGAGGCGGGCGCCGCCAGGGACGTGGCCTGCCGTCCCCTGCCGCCGTTTCCGACGCTGGCCGATGCATCGGTCGCCCCGGCGGCGCGTGCCAGCCGGAGGAACAAGTCAAATGGATGA
- a CDS encoding cytochrome c — MRSVFLPPRPSAARKWAKRAGVLVAVLAAAAAAALWLGNELAARKMQRTVEVASQGVAFRSASDSAALARGRYLYASRGCVDCHGAAANGRMFLDDGKGMRIAGPNISPGPGSVVAGYTPADWERAIRHGVARNGRPLMIMPSEDYNRWTDDDLASLVAYLRAKEPASGTGAVVDLPLPVRALYGFGFIRDAAAKIDHALPPEQPVPESVTVKHGAYVANMCLGCHGARLSGGKIPGGPPDWPAASNLTPGEGSAMVRYPDAEALMALFKTGKRPDGTPVKVMPFESLREINDTDVRALHLYLKSLPASPRG; from the coding sequence ATGCGATCCGTCTTTCTCCCCCCTCGCCCGAGCGCCGCCCGCAAATGGGCGAAGCGCGCCGGGGTGCTGGTCGCCGTCCTGGCGGCCGCAGCGGCCGCGGCGCTGTGGCTCGGCAACGAGCTTGCGGCCCGCAAGATGCAGCGCACGGTCGAAGTCGCGTCGCAGGGCGTGGCGTTCCGCAGCGCGAGCGATAGCGCAGCGCTAGCGCGCGGGCGCTACCTGTATGCATCGCGCGGCTGCGTCGATTGCCACGGCGCAGCGGCCAATGGGCGCATGTTCCTGGACGACGGCAAGGGCATGCGCATCGCGGGGCCGAACATCAGCCCAGGCCCGGGGAGCGTGGTGGCGGGCTACACGCCGGCGGACTGGGAGCGCGCCATCCGGCACGGCGTTGCGCGCAACGGGCGGCCGCTCATGATCATGCCCAGCGAGGACTACAACCGGTGGACCGACGACGACCTCGCATCGCTCGTGGCCTACCTGCGCGCCAAGGAGCCGGCGAGCGGCACGGGCGCGGTGGTCGACCTGCCGCTGCCGGTGCGGGCGCTCTACGGCTTCGGCTTCATCCGCGACGCGGCGGCCAAGATCGACCATGCGTTGCCGCCCGAGCAGCCGGTGCCGGAAAGCGTGACGGTGAAGCACGGCGCCTACGTGGCGAACATGTGCCTCGGCTGCCACGGCGCCAGGCTCAGCGGCGGCAAGATTCCGGGTGGCCCGCCGGACTGGCCCGCGGCCTCCAACCTGACGCCGGGCGAAGGCAGCGCCATGGTGCGCTATCCCGACGCGGAAGCACTGATGGCGCTGTTCAAGACCGGCAAGCGGCCCGACGGAACGCCGGTGAAGGTGATGCCTTTCGAATCGCTGCGCGAGATCAACGACACCGACGTGCGCGCGCTGCATCTCTACCTGAAGAGCTTGCCGGCAAGCCCCAGAGGCTAG
- the alkB gene encoding DNA oxidative demethylase AlkB, whose product MTRDLFSDAPDAEPPRGKEAIGPASFVLRGFALPFADALLPALGEVERRAGFRHLVTPGGFTMSVAMTNCGRLGWISDRRGYRYGEHDPATGAQWPAMPAVFERLAQAAAAEAGFEGFRPDACLVNRYEPGTRLSLHQDKDERDYAAPIVSVSLGMPATFLFGGLARSDKAARIPLVHGDVVVWGGPDRLRYHGVLPLEDRAHALLGSRRINLTFRKAG is encoded by the coding sequence GTGACGCGCGACCTGTTTTCCGATGCCCCCGATGCGGAGCCGCCGCGCGGCAAGGAGGCCATCGGCCCCGCTTCTTTCGTGTTGCGCGGGTTCGCGCTGCCTTTCGCCGACGCGCTTCTGCCGGCGCTCGGCGAGGTCGAGCGGCGCGCCGGCTTCCGTCATCTCGTCACCCCCGGAGGCTTCACGATGTCGGTCGCCATGACCAACTGCGGACGTCTCGGCTGGATCTCGGACCGGCGCGGCTACCGCTATGGCGAGCACGATCCCGCAACGGGCGCGCAGTGGCCTGCGATGCCGGCGGTGTTCGAACGGCTCGCGCAAGCGGCGGCCGCCGAGGCGGGCTTCGAAGGCTTCCGGCCCGATGCCTGCCTGGTCAACCGCTACGAACCCGGCACGCGGCTGTCGCTGCACCAGGACAAGGACGAGCGCGACTACGCTGCGCCCATCGTGTCGGTATCGCTCGGCATGCCGGCCACCTTTCTGTTCGGAGGCCTCGCGCGCAGCGACAAGGCCGCGCGCATTCCGCTGGTGCACGGCGACGTCGTGGTGTGGGGCGGCCCCGACAGGCTGCGCTACCACGGCGTGCTGCCGCTCGAAGACCGGGCGCATGCCCTGCTGGGCAGCCGGCGCATCAATCTCACCTTTCGCAAGGCTGGCTGA
- a CDS encoding PLP-dependent aminotransferase family protein has product MKRYEALAADIEASIRHGTLKPGDRLPSVRHTGESRGVSPSTVFQAYYLLEARGLVRARDRSGYYVTGGSLRDAPPEANLTSRPGDGPKSLDMSDHVFDILEASMSRKVIPFGSAFPSPLLFPLARLGQFMASSAKSLDPWSTVDDLTPGSAALRRQVALRYLGDGMQVPADEIVITNGAMEALNLCLAAVTRPGDSVIVESPTFYAALQALERMGLRAIEVPTHPGEGIDLAALELAIAAHRPKACWLMTTFQNPLGSLMPDAKKKALVELLARHALPLIEDDVYAELYFGDRRPPPAKAFDTQGLVLHCSSFSKCLAPGYRIGWASAGRFTRAVARLKLTTTLSTSVPAQLALAAYLEKGGLDKHLRKLRQALAMQQAGFAQAVGHFFPAGTRATRPLGGYFLWVELPERVNALEIHRKALELGISVAPGPIFSATRGFAHCLRLNYGHPWDAHSEKAMQTLGRLVAEANGAAPDGPPRGTIAA; this is encoded by the coding sequence ATGAAGCGCTACGAAGCCTTGGCTGCCGACATCGAGGCGTCGATCCGCCACGGCACGCTGAAGCCGGGCGACCGCCTGCCGTCGGTGCGGCATACCGGCGAGAGCCGCGGCGTGAGCCCCTCCACGGTGTTCCAGGCCTACTACCTGCTGGAGGCCCGCGGGCTGGTGCGCGCGCGGGACCGCTCGGGCTACTACGTCACCGGCGGTTCGCTGCGCGACGCGCCGCCCGAGGCCAACCTCACCTCTCGCCCGGGCGATGGCCCCAAGTCGCTCGACATGAGCGACCATGTGTTCGACATCCTCGAAGCCAGCATGTCGCGCAAGGTGATTCCGTTCGGCTCGGCCTTTCCGAGCCCGCTGCTGTTTCCGCTCGCGCGGCTGGGCCAGTTCATGGCGTCGAGCGCCAAGTCGCTCGACCCGTGGAGCACCGTGGACGATCTCACGCCCGGCAGCGCGGCGCTGCGCCGCCAGGTCGCGCTGCGCTACCTGGGCGACGGCATGCAGGTGCCGGCCGATGAGATCGTCATCACCAACGGCGCGATGGAGGCGCTCAACCTGTGCCTTGCGGCGGTCACGCGCCCTGGCGATTCGGTGATCGTCGAGTCGCCCACCTTCTATGCGGCCCTGCAGGCGCTCGAGCGCATGGGCCTGCGCGCGATCGAGGTGCCCACGCACCCCGGCGAAGGCATCGACCTGGCGGCGCTGGAGCTCGCCATCGCGGCCCACCGGCCCAAGGCCTGCTGGCTGATGACCACGTTCCAGAACCCGCTCGGCAGCCTGATGCCCGATGCGAAGAAGAAGGCGCTGGTGGAACTGCTGGCACGCCATGCACTGCCGCTGATCGAGGACGACGTGTACGCCGAGCTCTACTTCGGCGACCGGCGCCCGCCGCCGGCCAAGGCCTTCGACACGCAGGGGCTCGTGCTGCATTGCTCGTCGTTCTCCAAGTGCCTGGCGCCGGGCTACCGCATCGGATGGGCATCGGCCGGGCGCTTCACGCGCGCCGTGGCGCGGCTGAAGCTGACGACCACGCTCAGCACCTCGGTGCCCGCGCAGCTCGCGCTGGCGGCTTACCTGGAAAAGGGCGGGCTCGACAAACACCTGCGCAAGCTGCGCCAGGCGCTGGCCATGCAGCAGGCGGGGTTCGCGCAGGCGGTGGGCCATTTCTTTCCGGCGGGCACGCGGGCCACGCGGCCGCTGGGCGGCTACTTCCTGTGGGTCGAGCTGCCGGAGCGGGTGAATGCGCTCGAGATCCATCGCAAGGCGCTGGAGCTCGGCATCAGCGTGGCGCCGGGGCCGATCTTCTCGGCGACCCGCGGCTTTGCCCATTGCCTCAGGCTGAACTACGGGCACCCCTGGGACGCGCACAGCGAAAAGGCCATGCAGACGCTCGGCCGCCTGGTGGCGGAGGCGAACGGTGCCGCGCCGGACGGGCCGCCTCGCGGGACAATCGCGGCGTGA
- a CDS encoding DUF2970 domain-containing protein — MRAVRAVLWSFIGLGGRRADADRRTEQVGVLPLIGVALVLVLLLIAGLLALARFAAGT, encoded by the coding sequence ATGCGCGCTGTACGCGCGGTTCTCTGGAGTTTCATCGGGCTGGGCGGCCGCCGCGCGGATGCCGACCGGCGCACGGAACAGGTCGGCGTGCTGCCGCTGATCGGCGTGGCGCTGGTGCTCGTGCTGCTGCTCATCGCGGGGCTGCTGGCGCTCGCGCGTTTCGCGGCCGGCACATGA
- a CDS encoding cytochrome c4: MRKALLRLAGIALLALLGHGIAAAAGSASDIERRVAACIACHGREGATTNAGYFPRLSGKPAGYLFNQLRSFRDGRRFNADMTYMVQHLSDAYLMEMAEYFAGLDLPYPPVPPASDAPPAQLARGRQLALEGDAARGIPACVQCHGAALTGVQPAIPGLLGLPRLYVSSQLGAWLTSERHALAPDCMADIGRRMTTADINAVASWLAVQPMPADPKPAALLPAPLPMACGGMPK, encoded by the coding sequence ATGAGGAAGGCTCTCCTCCGGCTCGCAGGCATCGCGCTGCTTGCGCTGCTCGGCCACGGAATCGCGGCCGCCGCGGGTTCCGCGAGCGACATCGAGCGGCGCGTGGCCGCCTGCATCGCGTGCCACGGACGCGAAGGCGCCACCACCAATGCGGGCTACTTTCCGCGCCTTTCGGGCAAGCCCGCAGGCTACCTGTTCAACCAGCTGCGGAGCTTTCGCGACGGCCGGCGCTTCAACGCCGACATGACCTACATGGTGCAGCACCTCTCCGACGCCTACCTGATGGAAATGGCCGAGTACTTCGCGGGGCTGGACCTGCCCTACCCGCCGGTGCCGCCCGCCAGCGACGCTCCGCCCGCGCAGCTGGCGCGCGGCCGGCAGCTGGCGCTGGAAGGCGATGCCGCGCGCGGCATTCCGGCCTGCGTGCAATGCCACGGCGCCGCGCTCACCGGCGTGCAGCCGGCAATTCCGGGCCTGCTCGGCCTGCCGCGGCTCTACGTGTCCTCGCAACTCGGTGCCTGGCTCACCAGCGAGCGGCATGCGCTGGCGCCCGACTGCATGGCCGACATCGGACGCCGCATGACCACCGCCGACATCAACGCCGTGGCCAGCTGGCTCGCGGTGCAGCCCATGCCGGCCGATCCGAAGCCCGCCGCATTGCTGCCTGCGCCGCTGCCGATGGCCTGCGGGGGCATGCCGAAATGA
- a CDS encoding c-type cytochrome: MRKLRTLGWTLLALVLVLGAAAAVIAALNLRGEDPLPERAAAFDATPQLVERGRYLALAGNCAGCHTTRGGQPYAGGLPIETPFGTVYSSNLTPDANAGIGGWSSAHFWRAMHNGRSKDGRLLYPAFPYPNFTQVTREDSDAIYAYLRSVPAAPVPNLAHRLRFPYDTQAALAVWRALSFKPEPFVANAGKPAEWNRGAYLVGGLGHCIACHGSRDSLGATQANLGLSGGLIAVENWYAPSLADPHQAGVADWPTGEVVALLKTGTAPRASVMGPMAEVVFRSTQYLSDADLAAMASYLKDLPGVPAQATAHPSLAPARRDAGTMARGQKIYDQRCAYCHGDQGQGAPGAFPPLAGNRAVNMAQTANLVQVIAHGGYLPSTAGNPRPYGMPPFGQVLDAADVAAVLTFIRGSWGNDSPPVTLLDTMRR, from the coding sequence ATGAGAAAGCTGCGCACCCTCGGCTGGACGCTGCTCGCGCTGGTCCTCGTGCTCGGCGCCGCGGCCGCCGTGATCGCCGCGCTGAACCTGCGGGGCGAAGACCCGCTGCCGGAACGAGCCGCGGCCTTCGATGCCACGCCCCAACTGGTCGAACGCGGCCGCTATCTTGCGTTGGCCGGCAACTGCGCGGGCTGCCACACCACGCGCGGCGGCCAGCCCTACGCGGGCGGGTTGCCGATCGAGACGCCTTTCGGCACCGTCTATTCGAGCAATCTCACGCCCGATGCAAACGCCGGCATCGGCGGCTGGAGCAGCGCGCATTTCTGGCGCGCGATGCACAACGGCCGCAGCAAGGACGGACGGCTGCTCTACCCCGCTTTCCCCTACCCGAACTTCACGCAGGTGACGCGCGAAGACTCGGACGCCATCTACGCCTACCTGCGCAGCGTGCCCGCAGCGCCGGTGCCGAACCTGGCGCACCGGCTGCGCTTTCCCTACGACACGCAGGCCGCGCTGGCAGTATGGCGCGCCCTTTCCTTCAAGCCCGAGCCCTTCGTGGCCAACGCGGGCAAGCCGGCCGAATGGAATCGCGGCGCCTACCTGGTCGGCGGCCTCGGCCATTGCATTGCGTGCCACGGCAGCCGCGACTCGCTCGGCGCCACGCAGGCGAACCTGGGCCTTTCCGGCGGACTGATCGCGGTGGAGAACTGGTACGCCCCATCGCTCGCCGACCCGCACCAGGCGGGCGTGGCCGACTGGCCCACGGGTGAAGTGGTCGCGCTGCTGAAGACCGGCACCGCGCCCCGTGCCTCGGTCATGGGGCCGATGGCCGAGGTGGTGTTTCGCAGCACCCAGTACCTGAGCGATGCTGACTTGGCCGCGATGGCCAGCTACCTGAAAGACCTGCCCGGCGTGCCGGCGCAGGCCACGGCGCATCCTTCCCTGGCGCCTGCGCGCCGCGATGCCGGCACGATGGCACGCGGGCAGAAGATCTACGACCAGCGCTGCGCCTATTGCCACGGCGACCAGGGCCAGGGCGCGCCGGGCGCGTTTCCGCCGCTGGCCGGCAACCGCGCCGTGAACATGGCGCAGACGGCGAACCTCGTCCAGGTGATCGCGCACGGCGGCTACCTGCCGTCCACCGCGGGCAATCCGCGGCCCTACGGCATGCCGCCTTTCGGCCAGGTGCTCGATGCCGCCGACGTGGC